ATCCTTCCATTCCGATCATTGTAGATTTTGCCCTCTACAGTATATCAGGTATGTTTTATCAACACAATTGGGATATTGTTAGACCTTTGGTAACAAAAGTGGTTTTACATGTGTTGAATGAAGAAGGTAATCCTGTTGTTTTTAACAAAACACTAATCACTTTGATACCAAAGATTAAGAAGCCGAAAACAATGAATGACTTTCGTCCTATAAGTTTGCTTAATGTTATCTACAAGCTGGTCTCAAAGATGCTAGTTTCTCGGTTCAAAACAGTTCTCCCTCTTATCATTTCTGAGACTCAAAGTGCTTTCCTCCCAAATAGACTTATCACTGATAATGTTCTTGTTGCTTTTGAACTTATCCACATTTTAAAACATAGAACACGTGGTAGAAAGGGTTATGCTACTGTTAAATTAGATGAGTAAAGCTTTTGATCAGGTTGAATGGTCTTTCTTAGCAGTTGTGATGGGTAAAATGGGTTTCAATGTGTGTTGGATCTCTCTTATTATGACATGTCTACCTACCAACGAGTTCTCTTTTCTTATCAATGGTGATATCTTAGGATAAATCGTTCCTCAACGAGGTTTACGCCAAGGAGACTCTCTTTCCCCTTACTTATTTCTCATATGCTCTGAGGGATTATCTAGATTATTGAAATATGAGGAAGATATTGGGAGACTCAAAGGCTTGGTTGTATCTCGTCATGCACCTACCATCTCTCATTTATTATTTGTAGATGACAGTCTTTTATTTTGCCAGGCAGATGACGAATCATGTGGAGCTATCAAACGTGCATTAGATATATATCATAGAGCATCTGGTCAACAACTCAATAATGACAAGTTCGTCATGTCTTTCTCTCCAAATACAACAGAGGCGGCTAAGCTTTCTTTCCAATACATTTTGGGGATGCCAATCTGTGAGTGCCATGAGAAATATTTAGGCCTTCCCGCTATTCCGAACATGATAAAAAACAATTATTCGGCAATATAAAGGAACGCATCTGGAAGTTAATGCATGCTTAGTCTGAGAAGCTTTTTTTAATTGGTGGCAAGTAGGTTCTTTTAAAAGCAGTTGTTCAATCAATTCTAACATATGTTATGAGCTGTTTCAAGCTTCCAGCAAACTTTTGCAAGCAAATTGAGACCATGATGGCTAGATTTTAGTGGGGTACATCAATTGATAAGAAAAAAATTCATTGGAAAAAGTGAAAGTTTCTTTGCGAGTCTAAATTGGAAGGAGGAATGggtttttgtgattttattcattttaaccAAGCAATGCTTGCAAAACAAGCTTGGCATATCTTTCAAAACTCAGAATCATTTCTCAGTCGAATTCTCAAAAGCAAGTATTTTCCCAATAATAATTTTATGGGGGTTGAATGTTGTGGTATATCTTCCTTAACATGGCAAAGGATATGTTGGGGACGGGAGCTTTTAGTAAAAGGTCCTCGTTTGAAAGTTGGTGATGGTAATAACATTGTGTGTGGTTCAAATCCTTGGATTCcacaaaattctaaatttttcCCACTTCAATACACTGGCTGTGATATTAGCAAAGTCTCTGAATATATCAAAATGGACAAAGTATGGGATTTGGATAAATTGCAATCAAATTTTTCACCTATTGATATTGATTATATCATTTCCATTCCTCTCCCATTTCATTATGTCAAGGATGAATGGATTTGGCACCACAATGAAGGAGAATACTCTGTGCAATCAAGTTATAGGTTGGCTTGTTCTTTAGCTGAAAAAGAAGAATCTAACTGCTCTTCCTCAATGGAAACTTGGTGAAAAACTTTCTGGGGTCTAAACCTACCACCAAAAGTCAAAATTTAACTCACTTCTGCTGCATGTAGCTTATGTTCCAATGCTTGAGAATCAGTTGGGTATGCCATATTTAGTTGTAAGCATGCTAAAGCAGTTTGGAGGTACACTAATTTTGCTTTCGATCTTCAGGCTGCTACAGGGTTGAAACCGACTGATTTTCTGTTTAATTTGTCCAAAACATAACTGATTTTCTGTTTAATTTGTCCAAAACATACCCCAAATCTGATATGGGAATGATTTTTTTGCACTGTGGTTTATTTGGTCGGACATAAACAATTTCATTCATGGAAAAAACACTCAAAAGGCGCCAAAAATCTATGCGAAAGCTGCTGCATATCTGAAGAATTATCAGCAACTTTAACATCAGCTTTCTCCTGCTGCAACTTTGCAGTTTTCTGGTGTTGCAGACCACATTCCATGGCCACCTCCTCCACCAAACTGCCTCAAAATACTAGGTAATTCCCACATATGTATTCTATTGCACTaggtattaaattttaaatgcttatttaatttttgaaaaacttttttccaaaataaatttaGTTAATCAAAATAAGGCATAAGTTTATGGAATATATGTACTCCAgctgaaaattattattattattattaatgcaaGTAATTTTTGTGCTAACATCTTGAATTAATTCATGTACCATTTAATCCCAGAGGACCCTTAGCCACAAGAGCACGAGTTTTTTCCAGTGTCAGCAGAGGCCAATTTATGACTACGCTCCCATTCATCCGTAGAAGCGGCTTCTGCGTGAGGAACGTGGCGAGGATGTTTCTCTCTCTTGTCACCCTTTATCTGCTTTAATGCATGCTTAAGGGCAGGTAACAAAGCTTCCATGCACTCCCCAACTGCGTTTGGATTCCCAGGCATGTTGATGATCTGAATATACAACTATGTTATTCAAGAAATTTTCACCAAATGAAATTTCACCAGGACAGTTGGAGACTCGAGATTTTCTAGATCTTTTTATCTTTATGAGGAAATGACAATGTCCAcgcaaaaatttaaattcaaatatgtGATGATGGAAGAAGAgggggaagagagagagagagagagagagagcatacCAGTGTCGATCCCCTTATTCCAGCTGCTGAGCGTGACAGCATAGCAGATGGCGTCACCTGTTTCGAAAACAGTAATGACACTTATATGACCAGTAAGAAAAAAGATTATGCAAATCACCACAAGTATCAGTGCACTAGAAAATTGGCAAACACAACACGAGCACAACAAAATCAACAGAACTTGGACCAAATATGATAAACATAAGATATTTGAAGTGCAGTACCATTCAAATCTCtcttttttgatattttaatgTAATGTAATTCACATTTGAACATGCACCACTTGTTGCTAGCTCAAGTGGGTGCCTAAAGTGTTCTCAACTGGGAATCGGGGCCAACTGtttgttataaaaataatatgacaAGCAAATGCAGTATACTTATATAGGTAAAGGTTCAAATGTACTACAAGATACAGCATCTAAGTATAATGGCAAATAAGGTACTAGCTTTCTAGCTTCCCATTCCCCAAAGTCCTGCTCCTCCGATACCTCCCTCTTTCTTCCACCCCCAACTGCATTCTTCAATTTGATTTCGATAATAACAATGAATCTGGTAAAAATAACAATAGAGGGAAGCTCACCTTCAAGCTCTCTTGCATCATGACATACAAGAGTCCGTGTGTTTCTTTCTCAATACACAACTTAGTTGCTTCAGGGGTTACATCCCGAGGGGAGAAACCAGTGCCACCTTGATCAGAACAAAAACTAATGTTATAAAAGTGTGACTTCAAAAGTAATGATGAAAATCTTCTCAAAATACAAAGGGAAAAATCCTTGTGTTTAAACCGAAATgtgaatacaattttttttgttttaccaAGGGTGAGGATGAGATCAACTTTTTCAATATCACTCCATTTCTGCAGAACATCTTTGATTTTGCTCACATCATCAGGTACTGCAGCTGTCAAAACAACTCTAGCTCCTCCTAACTTTCCTGCTGATGAATTTACAACAGAAACTGCTCTAGGACCACTGCAAAGTTATAGATCTTGTTGTAAGACATTATGTACTTTTATAAAAAGGACTCCAGCACATGCAACGCGGAGAGAAACATTAACTTGTTGACTAGCACTTGGGTTATTCTTTGCCATGACAAGACAATTATCAGTTTCCTTGCTTAGGAATCAGGACACATATATTGCACATATTTCAAAATCGCCtgttgaaaatatatatgtaggAGTTTTGTTTTGGTGGCAGTGTGCCTTTTTGCTCCTAGAGCGTCTTTATTTTTGATTGTACATTATAATAATTTAGGAccctataattttttataaaattctaaataatttaccATGCCGCTTCAAAACAACTTGTTTCGTGTGTGTATAAAACAAACTTCAAAACAATCTATTTAGTTTATTCAGCACATGAATGAATTacaatcttaatttttttatatgatgaTATACAATATAGTTATTTAGAACTTACCATAAAAATTTGAGAAATTCTGTATGGCActgaaaaaacaaaagaaaatgtTGTGAAACTTGTTTTATATGAGTGATAAATTGTTTTGAAGCTTGTTTATGTTTTGGCACATTAAATTATCCAGAATTTCACAAAAAACTGACCGAGATCTTAAATAACTAACTACTATATATGCTGtcatataaacaaaataaaaaagttaatttCACCATGTGCCAAAACAAAGATACTTTTATAATAGGGGCAAAAGGCACACCCTCACAATATAAACTcccatatatattttgaaaatgatcttgaaacaaatatttaaaaaagagtAATCAACAAGTGAACATGATAATGACTTAGATTTTATTTCCTACAGGCTGGAATTCCAAGGACTggaaatggaaattttatttccttGTTTGGAACTCCATGGACTGGAAATGATGGTGTGGAATATTGGGAAATTTTCCAGAGGGTCGGCATAGCATTAAATATGTTGCAAAGCATTTAGTATTTCCCATATTGTGCTTCAAACAAGAGTAGTACCAACTTTGCTCTTCTACTTTGGCATCAATTAGTGACCTTATTGAAAAGTATTTTCAATAAGGGGTATCCAGATGCAAGCAACTTTCAGTGTCGACCTTCAAAATCCCCAACATTAGAATGGTATGATGATTTAGTAATATAACCCAACAATGCACTTGTTGGAGTATTGAGGATTATCTTTTCATgtttctttacttttttttattgttgggaATAGTGGAAATGAGTGAGGAGACATTGATTTACATCAAAAAAACTCCATGGACTGGGAAATTTCCCAAGGGGATTGGCATAGCATTGAATATGTTGCAAAGCATTAAGTACTTTCCATGCTTGAGCTTTAAAACAGGAGCAATACCACTTTGCGATTCTTTGGCATCAACTAGTGACCTTATTGAAAAGTATACTCAAAAAGGGGTATCCAGATGCAAGCAATTTTCAATGCCAAACTTCAAAATCCCCAGCATTAGATTGATATGATAATTTAAGAATATAATCCAACAATGCAGATGTTGAAGTATTAAGGGTTATCCTTTCATGTTTCCCTTTTCATTGGGAACACTGTAACTGAGTGAGGATACATTAATTTATATCAAAGAATTTAGCCCTTCCTATGTTTTCCACTGACGAGCAACATtaaatttttctctattttctttagCATCAATACGGTAAtctatttgtgtatatataacaAGGATTGTATCTGCATGCAATTAAGTTTTGAAACTGCTACCCAAATCCCTGTCCCTGACTCCAGAACAATCAGATGCTAAACCACTTAAAAGGTATGGCTAGCCATTAGGATGGTCTCCGGGTGGCTAAAGTAAACATCCTTATAGAAGAGCATTCACCCATTCAATCTCAAACTTTGAGAAGGAGGAACATCAACTCTACTATCAATTTGGCATCCAGAAAGTGACCCTATTGAAGACAATAATTCAAAGAGCTGTACCTAGATGCATTGGTCTCAGAACCAAGTTTCCTATTggattttcaagaaaacaaatatAGATGatagattaatattacacagaGCCAAGCCAACATCACTTTAAAATAGCAAATTCGTATGCAATATAGAGTTTCATACCTTCTATCTGGTCCAGCCCCCGATGCAACAGTATCACTAACTGTAAGAATAGCTAATCTGAATTCAGAATCATTTGTACTTATTTCTTTTTTGGCATTTGCTTGCAATGTAGAAGTTGGATTGGATGTGGGAGGATTTTTGCCAATAGCAACTCTGCTTAAATCGGAAAATATGATGGCTGACACAGAAGAACCAGCAGGCATCACACTTCCTGTTGCTGGTAAATCCAGTAAAGCATTAGCAGATTTCATACTCAAAAGCCGGCTGCTCGTCTGATGACCAGTACTCTCAGCAACAAAACTTAAATCgccaaaaagaaaatgaaacatAATAAGAAAAAGATTAACCATTTATTAAACGTGCCAAAGGAGGGGGAAGAAAAACCAAGTATTGTGGAAGTCCAAAAAAATAACAGAACAGAAAAGGTGGAACTGAACCCAGAATATTTACGAGTATAATTCAAGATGACAATTTCCTTGCACAACTTACCCAGCCTTGCCTGATCCATCATCAACCTCCCACCTAACAATAGCACGATGAAATTCTGGACGGACTGGGTCTGTACTTAAATGCTGACAAAGACGGGCCTGCACTCTATAAATAAGAAATAAGGACTTTAGGGAAATGATCTAGTTCAGAGTTTTTGATTTAGCAAATGACTTTGTTTATCTTGTTTATAAACATGATTAATTGAATAATTCAACATGCTGTGTCAATTTTAAAATGTAGATTCAAAAttggataatatatatatgtaaagacAGACAGACAGAGAGCTTCCAGCAACCTTAAAAGATGAGGATTTGCCCATCCAGAAAGGCGGCGGATGGCAGGTACCACAAAGAGATGGAAACAGACTAGACTGCTCACTGGATTTCCCGGCAAACCAAATGCAAGAATCTTTTTCTCTGGCCTATCTGCTGCAGGTTTAGCAATGATCTCAGCAAATGTCAAAGGTTTTCCTGGTTTCATGTTAACCTGAATAGTCAAATCAATGTTAGTTTTGGTTTTTCACGTAAGGACTTTGGAGCTCTTGTGTTTGGTGTTCCAAAGGGTTTGCTTGTGTTACTTTCTAGtggttgattttttatttattcataattatacataaaatatatttttcttggaAGAATGCCTGGACCAATTTCGTATCATGTCTACATTACTTCGAGATAAAAAATAAGTTGTTTCCTATCAAaagttttcttcttttcttccaaAATATATAAGTCATAACAACAAATTATAACAACTTGCAAACACAATATCAACCTTTATAATGTATAAATCGCATGACAGCAGTGGAAGAATAGTTAGACTACGTCTATACAAAACTAGTCTACCTTACTGAAATACACTGTTCCTCTCTTTTTGAGAAGTGGCTTCACAAAATCCTTGTCTCCCATGGAAACACCACCAGAAGTTAAGAGAATATCAATACCAGCAGAAACTGCACCATCTACAACTCTCTCTAGTTCACCTTCATCATCTTTTACGATATTCAGGTCAAGTAATTTGCACTGCTGCTCTTTTGCAGCTGTCAATATCATAGCTCGATTTGAATCCCTAATCTGCAGAAGAGTTGAATTAACTTCACAGCTAAAACTGTCCGGAACACATAGGAAGAAAAAAACATTGACAAAATTCCAATGCATAGAAAAGATTTGGCAAATATGACTGAAATATAATCCAACATTAAACAAAAATGTAGAATTCTTGTAGAAAATTCATTATCGACAATGAATAAtatattcattttctaattatttggGTAAGTAGACACACAAAAGACGGTACTGAACACAATAAAACAGAAAGTAAAAACAGAGAAGAGCAAAGGAAAAACCTTCCagttaagagagaaaaaaaaaatttaaacaaaattatctCATGGATTATCAGAAGTATTTCAAGCTTTCATGTTTTACCCTCATGGGAGgcattaggtattgatatagaTGAGTTTCAATCTACAGTTCTGATTGACAATAATTGCAAACTGAAAGCTTAAAGCTATCTCTTTGCATCATTGTCgctagaaaattttgaaaggaCCCCAGGGTTGAAGTTTGAGCTTCTCCAATAGACATCCAAATCTAATACCTGGCCACGACTTAAGCACTTTGTTGATGGATCTACAAGTTCGTCTCCAGTAGAAAGGACAGCAACAGTTGGGGGCCGGTACACCTGTCATGACAATAACAGATCAGAAATTTGCAGCAATAACACGCGCAAAGTAAACAaagtatattatttaaatacctTCACCATCATTACTCCAACAGTGGCAAGCAGGCCAATTTCTGAGGCTCCAAGTCTTTCTCCATGTTTTAAGACTACAGCATCTTTTTCAATGTCACATCCCTGCAAGCAAATACATGAATGAACTTATTAAAATAGGAACTAAAATAAATAGCGTACTACATTATCTCTGGGAATCTTTACAATGCTTCTTTCAGTCAATAATAATTATAGACATATATAAAGAAAAGTAAATAAGTACAAAAGCTTGCAATAGCCATTCCACATTGCATGCTAAAACAACTCATTTTCCCTTGATAAAAGAGTTATTTATAATTGTCTATTCCCGCCATTCTTGAGACATCTTACATATCCATAAGCTCTCATATTTGTGATATGTGAAAAGTAATATGCTTATTTTGATTTATGGGAGTAGATATCCATTtttataaattcaaaattattttgtcatattacaaccatgcaatataaacaaataaatttgaAAGTTTAATCAGCATATTGTCAAGTAATGATATTATACCACCGGGCGGATATCTGTTCCTTTTCTTGTTTGTACCAATATTCTGACTCGTTTGGATTCATGTGAAGACTCTTCAATTTGTTCAGTGTCTTCAACTTGAACAACAGCATCAGCTCCATCAGGTATTGGTCCTGAGCAAAGGCCATACCAACAATTGAGGGCACGAACAGACATTAAAATCTATTCACAGAATGAAATTAAGTACAAAAGCTCGCAAATGACTCCAAAGCTCCATTATGCATTGTAATCATCGGTATCAAGAAGTCCTCACTTTTAGGGGAAAACAACAAGTAACTCCAATgatatcattttgaattagctaaGATATTGCCAAGTTAAAACAGTATTATATTGATCAAATATAAGAGTCAACAGAgtcgacaaaaaaaaaaagaaacttaacttatttattttattttattaaaaagagGAGAGTAGAAAATTTATTCTGCTAAGGAGTAATTGCTAATGAAATTCTTTCTATGGAGAAATTGATGGTCAGAGtatgaaatattataaattacacttaaaaaaattaaagagtaGAAATTCTTTCTATGGAGAAATGATGGTAAGAGTATTGATTGTAATACACACAAATCGCACACACTTTTTACATAATGATATGTGTACCCAATCTCAACCACATAATCAAAAGTGACATGCTCCCTACTAAAAAATGTCTATGGCTAAAACTAAATAGACACCATTGTGTAAATGTGAGTGCAAACTGAATTGAATATAGTCACTTATTAAATATTGCTGATGAGTCAGTTGCTGATCTCAATAACAATTTCTAATATCACCTTTAACCAAAAGCCAGGGCTTGTATCCCCCTACTAGGCCTCCCTTAATTCCTCTATACTCGGAGTTAAACCTCCAACCAGATTTAAACTTAGTTTTATTATATGC
The Cannabis sativa cultivar Pink pepper isolate KNU-18-1 unplaced genomic scaffold, ASM2916894v1 Contig1, whole genome shotgun sequence genome window above contains:
- the LOC133032906 gene encoding molybdopterin biosynthesis protein CNX1-like, producing the protein MEANDVTGRGTKTSIVSVDEALQMVLGVAQRLPPVIVPLYDALGKVLAEDVRAPDPLPPYPASIKDGYAVVASDGPGEYPVVAEARAGNDGLGVTLTSGTVAYVTTGGPIPDGADAVVQVEDTEQIEESSHESKRVRILVQTRKGTDIRPVGCDIEKDAVVLKHGERLGASEIGLLATVGVMMVKVYRPPTVAVLSTGDELVDPSTKCLSRGQIRDSNRAMILTAAKEQQCKLLDLNIVKDDEGELERVVDGAVSAGIDILLTSGGVSMGDKDFVKPLLKKRGTVYFSKVNMKPGKPLTFAEIIAKPAADRPEKKILAFGLPGNPVSSLVCFHLFVVPAIRRLSGWANPHLLRVQARLCQHLSTDPVRPEFHRAIVRWEVDDGSGKAGFVAESTGHQTSSRLLSMKSANALLDLPATGSVMPAGSSVSAIIFSDLSRVAIGKNPPTSNPTSTLQANAKKEISTNDSEFRLAILTVSDTVASGAGPDRSGPRAVSVVNSSAGKLGGARVVLTAAVPDDVSKIKDVLQKWSDIEKVDLILTLGGTGFSPRDVTPEATKLCIEKETHGLLYVMMQESLKVTPSAMLSRSAAGIRGSTLIINMPGNPNAVGECMEALLPALKHALKQIKGDKREKHPRHVPHAEAASTDEWERSHKLASADTGKNSCSCG